Proteins encoded together in one Gammaproteobacteria bacterium window:
- a CDS encoding GIY-YIG nuclease family protein: MTQQQGTYALYLFAETSGNIGIGKLGMFHFAKGYYVYVGSAFGPGGIRARLGRHLSDNKTQRWHIDFLRAHTEPVKYVIAPEKRLEHVWANELAQRNAASMPVTGFGSSDCRCTSHLFFSAELDDLLLTP; encoded by the coding sequence TTGACTCAGCAGCAAGGCACATACGCACTCTATTTATTTGCGGAAACAAGCGGAAATATAGGCATAGGCAAACTCGGGATGTTCCACTTTGCGAAAGGATATTACGTCTATGTCGGCAGCGCGTTTGGTCCTGGCGGCATTCGTGCCCGACTTGGACGACATTTATCAGACAATAAAACACAACGATGGCACATCGATTTTTTGCGCGCACATACTGAACCGGTCAAATATGTAATCGCGCCCGAAAAACGACTTGAACACGTTTGGGCAAACGAACTCGCTCAACGCAATGCTGCCAGCATGCCGGTTACGGGTTTTGGATCATCCGATTGCCGATGCACCAGCCATCTCTTTTTTAGCGCTGAACTTGATGATTTATTGCTTACACCCTAA
- a CDS encoding hydrolase has translation MIKNASFRPAWWLRHRHAQTIWPNLFRLTPKVDIRPERIELPDGDFIDLAWTKGNSGPIVVIFHGLGGCVESRYAKGLLKQFHRIGWRGVVMHFRGASHESNRLARGYHAGESEDTGYIIDLLAKREPHTRIAAVGISIGGSALLNLLAKRPDLPLRAAVAVSVPFDLHQIADVMDRGFSRLYQWNILNTLKRKAQEKFRRITPPFDYQCIRGLRNFRQFDDVITGPLHGYRDARHYYDECSALNHLRSIQHHTLIIHAADDPFMNRDCIPDKASISATTTLEVFEKGGHVGFVSGRIPFMPHYWLETRIPTYLKQYL, from the coding sequence ATGATAAAAAACGCCTCTTTTCGTCCCGCATGGTGGTTGCGCCACCGACACGCCCAAACCATTTGGCCCAACCTATTCCGCCTGACACCAAAGGTGGATATTCGTCCGGAGCGAATAGAACTCCCTGATGGTGATTTTATTGATTTGGCCTGGACCAAGGGGAATAGCGGCCCTATCGTAGTTATCTTCCACGGACTTGGCGGTTGTGTAGAATCCCGTTACGCCAAAGGTCTGTTAAAACAATTTCACCGCATTGGCTGGCGGGGCGTGGTCATGCATTTCCGAGGCGCTTCACATGAGTCCAATCGTCTTGCCCGTGGCTATCACGCCGGTGAATCAGAGGACACTGGCTATATCATCGATCTACTTGCCAAGCGTGAACCACACACCAGAATCGCTGCTGTTGGTATTTCCATAGGCGGGTCAGCATTACTCAACCTGTTGGCTAAGAGACCTGATCTGCCCTTGCGCGCTGCGGTCGCCGTATCGGTCCCGTTCGACTTGCACCAGATTGCCGATGTAATGGATCGTGGATTTTCACGGCTCTATCAATGGAATATTCTGAACACGCTAAAACGTAAGGCTCAGGAAAAATTCCGACGCATAACACCGCCTTTTGACTATCAATGCATAAGGGGCTTGCGTAATTTTCGTCAGTTTGATGATGTCATTACCGGTCCCCTACACGGTTATCGAGATGCTCGGCACTATTACGATGAATGTAGCGCCTTGAATCACTTGCGCAGTATTCAGCACCATACCTTGATTATTCACGCTGCCGACGACCCGTTTATGAACAGAGACTGCATCCCGGATAAGGCTTCAATCTCTGCGACTACAACACTGGAAGTATTTGAAAAAGGTGGTCATGTGGGTTTTGTTTCCGGCCGTATCCCGTTTATGCCGCACTATTGGCTGGAAACGAGAATTCCAACCTACTTGAAACAATACCTGTAA
- a CDS encoding PKD domain-containing protein, giving the protein MSHSSLTAVFKKEYLLWLGVLLSVLLSACEPLPTASRSVIQSAHWDAGSEILHVSGHGHGDGSKVTLVNNDSGELIATTLIHNEHYWRFNLQKPQTVPCAIKAQVNGRVQVSKIENSPASCNSMSRTRDLTNVRSASPFVGVNNLPQAIILTPISDVRISAGDSVFFTSTGSPDNAIDPLTFQWEFDGASDTSNIQNPGAIRFTKPGIYNVKLNVANSAGASALPATRRIQVLPATTSILGAPPIANIDSPAGPMTVMLGEQVFFSGSAFDPSGTGALTFLWNFAGAAPNSTQQSPGMVTFNEVGTFTVTLTVYDQQGNRNVDPVSVDITVVAAITENLAPSGNIISPNNNMVIFSGDSLFFIGSGTDPDGNEPLNYFWDFGGGANSTVGQAPGLITFPTPGIFTVSLVVVDALGLADPTPATRMITVLDATVTNNDFPDSVIVEPAADVTVNIGDALQFIGAGSSPAGNEPLTFAWDFGDPAIPVSTEQIPAPVVYEAPGIYTVTLTATDSLGQADPTPAELVVTVVDPAAPAPLGPEGEIVSPPGDVIIEAGMAVDFQGEGDDAAGNHPITYLWNFGDPAIPDSLEQNPGPVVFATPGMYTVTMLSIDSLGNVDPTPPQVVITVIPAGSAPPADPAPPADPAPPADPVPPPADPAPPADPVPPPADPVPAPATPASPLAGAPESFIVSPDGNITITVGNTIELAGMGADPNGLPLEFFWDIDGGAGNSTAQSPGNVTFTMEGIWDIELRVVNAAGIADPTPAKITVTVLPITFPLP; this is encoded by the coding sequence ATGTCACATTCATCTCTAACTGCCGTCTTCAAAAAAGAGTATCTCTTGTGGCTAGGCGTGTTACTAAGTGTTTTGCTCAGTGCATGCGAACCTCTTCCAACCGCCTCACGATCCGTAATCCAATCTGCGCATTGGGATGCCGGTAGCGAAATTCTACACGTTAGCGGTCACGGCCACGGAGATGGTTCCAAAGTCACCCTGGTCAACAACGATAGCGGCGAGTTAATCGCCACCACCCTGATTCACAACGAACACTACTGGCGCTTCAATCTGCAAAAACCGCAAACCGTTCCCTGTGCCATCAAAGCTCAGGTAAATGGACGAGTGCAGGTCAGTAAAATCGAAAATTCACCAGCGAGCTGCAACTCCATGTCACGCACTCGTGACCTGACAAATGTGCGAAGCGCAAGCCCTTTTGTTGGTGTAAACAACCTGCCACAAGCGATAATTCTCACGCCGATCAGCGATGTTAGAATCAGTGCCGGTGATAGCGTATTTTTTACATCAACAGGTAGCCCGGACAATGCAATAGACCCATTAACCTTCCAGTGGGAATTTGATGGCGCATCCGACACATCCAATATCCAAAATCCAGGCGCCATACGATTCACTAAGCCTGGCATATATAACGTAAAGCTAAACGTCGCCAATAGCGCCGGAGCGAGCGCGCTTCCCGCCACACGCCGTATCCAGGTTTTACCAGCAACGACAAGTATTCTTGGCGCTCCTCCAATTGCAAATATTGACTCACCTGCAGGCCCGATGACCGTAATGCTAGGCGAACAGGTCTTCTTCTCCGGTTCAGCTTTTGATCCCAGTGGCACGGGCGCACTCACCTTTCTGTGGAACTTTGCTGGCGCGGCGCCGAATAGCACGCAGCAAAGTCCGGGAATGGTGACATTCAACGAAGTAGGAACCTTTACTGTGACGCTAACGGTTTACGACCAACAGGGTAATCGTAATGTTGACCCTGTCAGCGTCGATATCACCGTTGTCGCAGCAATTACAGAGAACCTCGCGCCATCAGGAAACATCATTTCGCCGAACAACAATATGGTGATTTTCTCGGGTGACAGTCTGTTTTTCATCGGCTCAGGTACGGACCCGGACGGCAATGAACCATTAAACTACTTCTGGGATTTTGGTGGCGGTGCGAATAGCACGGTTGGCCAGGCGCCAGGACTGATCACCTTCCCGACACCAGGTATATTCACCGTATCACTAGTGGTTGTCGATGCGCTTGGGCTTGCTGATCCCACGCCTGCCACCCGCATGATTACTGTATTAGATGCCACGGTAACCAATAATGATTTTCCTGACAGCGTCATAGTCGAACCAGCGGCTGACGTTACCGTCAATATTGGTGATGCACTGCAGTTTATCGGTGCGGGCAGTTCTCCAGCTGGAAACGAACCTCTGACATTTGCCTGGGACTTTGGCGATCCAGCCATACCTGTATCTACTGAACAGATTCCAGCGCCAGTCGTCTATGAAGCACCTGGAATTTACACCGTTACATTGACCGCGACTGACTCGCTCGGGCAGGCTGATCCTACGCCGGCTGAACTCGTGGTTACAGTTGTCGACCCAGCTGCGCCTGCGCCGCTTGGTCCTGAAGGAGAAATCGTGTCACCACCTGGTGATGTGATCATAGAAGCCGGTATGGCCGTGGATTTCCAGGGCGAAGGAGACGACGCCGCGGGTAACCATCCCATTACCTATCTCTGGAACTTCGGAGATCCCGCTATACCGGATTCTTTAGAACAAAACCCTGGCCCGGTGGTATTTGCCACACCTGGTATGTACACCGTTACTATGCTGTCGATAGATTCGCTTGGTAATGTTGATCCCACACCGCCACAGGTTGTCATTACGGTTATACCAGCTGGTTCAGCGCCACCAGCGGATCCTGCACCACCAGCGGATCCTGCACCACCGGCAGATCCGGTACCACCACCAGCAGATCCTGCACCACCAGCAGATCCGGTACCACCACCAGCGGACCCTGTGCCTGCGCCAGCGACACCGGCTTCACCATTGGCAGGGGCACCAGAGAGTTTTATCGTATCGCCAGATGGCAATATTACGATCACGGTAGGTAATACCATAGAACTGGCCGGCATGGGGGCTGATCCCAATGGTCTGCCACTAGAGTTCTTCTGGGATATTGATGGGGGAGCGGGAAACTCTACTGCTCAGAGTCCAGGTAATGTGACTTTTACAATGGAAGGTATATGGGATATTGAACTGCGCGTCGTCAATGCGGCCGGTATCGCCGACCCCACGCCAGCGAAGATCACGGTGACGGTGCTTCCAATCACGTTCCCATTGCCATAA
- a CDS encoding TetR/AcrR family transcriptional regulator produces the protein MARKNTAAQIIEQATKLFRNSGYHATSMNDIAQSVGLKKASLYNHFPSKEEIARAVVKHVTQEFQQHVFDIAKDGSLSQTDRAHKIADFLYQQFTENRGSVVASLSMGELDDKELPMAEIRSFVDEWQSSLVKLLVPRLQENEARCKVQEFVACLHGGQVMMRLYNERRDLIRKACDEFAQLAA, from the coding sequence GTGGCTCGTAAAAATACAGCAGCACAAATCATTGAACAGGCGACCAAGTTGTTCAGAAACAGCGGCTACCATGCCACGTCGATGAACGATATCGCTCAAAGCGTGGGTTTAAAAAAGGCTAGTCTATACAATCACTTTCCAAGCAAGGAAGAGATTGCCAGAGCCGTGGTCAAGCATGTTACGCAAGAGTTTCAGCAACATGTCTTCGATATCGCAAAAGATGGAAGCCTATCGCAAACTGATCGAGCGCATAAAATTGCTGATTTTCTCTATCAGCAGTTCACTGAAAATCGTGGAAGCGTGGTCGCGTCGCTATCGATGGGAGAGCTAGACGATAAGGAACTCCCAATGGCAGAGATTCGCAGCTTCGTCGATGAGTGGCAGAGTTCGTTGGTGAAATTGCTGGTGCCTCGGCTTCAGGAAAATGAAGCGCGTTGTAAGGTGCAGGAATTTGTGGCTTGTCTCCATGGGGGCCAGGTGATGATGCGTCTCTACAATGAAAGGCGCGACCTCATACGCAAAGCTTGCGATGAATTTGCGCAACTGGCTGCGTGA
- a CDS encoding response regulator: protein MASESFIETFGKRSQAFASITTDTHVRIQQLTVLYKQSGTAIVGTLIAACAIFYLLWDEINHTRLFVWTASILFCVSLAVAWLFSFRRFHIFPKHIRKLDWGFSLQALLHGLCWGALGVMAHGDVTEFVFMAIIIALVGMATGAITTTAAVYRSYLFFLLPSLLPVSITMVFYDDTRAWNVAGVLIWAYIAILIVAGYDFFNTLKNTFNLRTINSELVENLMAEKIKSDKAVQMLETEIKERQSAQESMREAMESARDANIAKSRFLANMSHEIRTPLASIIGFAEMILEEPDPVEREASVKTIIRSGKHLLEVINDILDLSKIESEKLEIETIDVSIIDITTEITDNFQKLAEEKGVEFGISYDFPLPAKFCSDPTRVRQIIYNLASNALKFTQEGKIHLHVAYDRVQRKIRVETTDTGIGMSAAEQAKLFQPFTQADVSTTRQFGGTGLGLSISRRLALILGGDLACTSEKGKGSVFTLTLDTGEIDETDLVYETKKRAAANIVAGTPSLKGRVLLVEDSPDIQRLVSMLLRKTGVEVVCADNGREGVEKALTEDFDLVLMDIQMPVMDGVEAAKTLRATGTEMPIIAMTANVFEEERRAYQAAGMNDHVSKPIDKSTFYSSITRFLEEGEMNHVAADDQDEFNAMVEKFKLRLRTYLEEMSVCLKQNNIQDLALKSHTIKGLGGSFGFPEVTTLAADLNQYAKQGDLSKMETALSKLRDYAFQNVF, encoded by the coding sequence ATGGCATCAGAGTCGTTCATTGAGACGTTTGGAAAGCGCAGCCAGGCCTTTGCCAGCATCACCACAGATACCCATGTTCGTATCCAACAATTAACCGTGCTGTACAAGCAGTCCGGTACCGCGATTGTTGGGACGCTGATCGCTGCGTGCGCCATATTCTACTTGTTATGGGACGAGATTAACCATACGCGGCTTTTTGTCTGGACTGCATCAATTCTATTCTGCGTGTCTTTGGCAGTCGCCTGGCTATTTAGTTTTAGGCGATTTCATATTTTTCCTAAACATATTCGAAAGCTGGACTGGGGTTTCAGTCTACAGGCCCTACTACACGGTTTGTGTTGGGGTGCTTTAGGAGTGATGGCGCACGGTGACGTCACTGAATTTGTTTTTATGGCAATTATTATTGCGCTGGTCGGCATGGCAACGGGGGCGATTACGACGACGGCGGCCGTGTATCGAAGCTATCTCTTTTTTTTACTGCCGAGCTTGTTACCCGTTTCAATCACTATGGTTTTTTACGATGATACGCGTGCATGGAATGTAGCGGGTGTGTTGATATGGGCTTATATCGCCATACTCATCGTCGCGGGATACGATTTTTTTAACACCCTGAAGAATACCTTCAATCTACGCACGATAAATTCCGAACTGGTTGAAAATCTGATGGCGGAAAAAATCAAAAGTGACAAAGCTGTGCAGATGCTGGAAACCGAGATCAAAGAGAGACAGAGTGCACAGGAGAGCATGCGTGAGGCAATGGAGTCTGCTCGAGATGCAAACATTGCAAAGTCTCGATTTCTTGCCAATATGAGCCATGAAATTCGTACACCTTTGGCCTCGATTATCGGTTTTGCAGAAATGATACTGGAAGAACCTGACCCGGTGGAGCGTGAAGCTTCGGTGAAAACCATCATCAGAAGTGGAAAACATCTATTGGAAGTTATCAACGATATTTTAGATCTATCAAAAATCGAGTCAGAGAAACTTGAGATTGAAACTATTGATGTTTCGATTATTGATATCACCACAGAGATCACAGATAACTTTCAAAAACTGGCAGAAGAAAAAGGTGTCGAATTCGGTATTAGCTATGATTTTCCTTTACCCGCCAAGTTTTGTTCAGACCCGACGCGGGTACGTCAAATTATCTACAATCTGGCAAGTAATGCATTGAAGTTTACCCAGGAAGGAAAGATTCATCTTCATGTTGCCTATGATCGGGTTCAGAGAAAAATCAGGGTGGAAACCACAGATACCGGTATTGGCATGAGCGCAGCGGAACAGGCAAAACTGTTTCAGCCATTCACACAGGCAGATGTTTCCACAACGCGTCAGTTTGGCGGCACGGGTTTGGGTTTATCTATATCTCGACGCCTTGCCTTAATACTCGGTGGAGACTTGGCGTGCACAAGTGAAAAAGGTAAGGGCAGTGTTTTTACTTTAACGCTAGATACTGGCGAGATAGATGAAACTGATCTTGTTTATGAAACGAAAAAACGGGCAGCCGCTAATATTGTCGCCGGAACGCCAAGCTTAAAGGGGCGGGTTTTACTGGTAGAAGATAGTCCGGACATACAACGCCTGGTATCGATGCTATTGCGTAAAACCGGGGTGGAAGTCGTGTGCGCTGATAATGGCCGCGAGGGTGTTGAGAAGGCCTTAACCGAAGACTTTGATCTGGTGTTAATGGATATACAGATGCCGGTGATGGATGGAGTTGAGGCAGCCAAAACGTTACGGGCAACAGGAACAGAGATGCCAATTATTGCCATGACGGCGAATGTGTTCGAGGAAGAAAGAAGAGCGTATCAGGCGGCTGGTATGAATGATCATGTCAGCAAGCCTATCGATAAAAGTACGTTCTATAGTTCAATAACCCGATTTCTGGAGGAGGGCGAAATGAATCATGTTGCGGCGGATGACCAGGACGAATTCAATGCGATGGTTGAGAAATTCAAACTGCGCTTGCGCACATATCTGGAGGAAATGTCAGTGTGTCTGAAACAGAACAATATTCAGGACCTGGCTTTGAAGTCTCATACCATAAAAGGACTAGGCGGGAGCTTTGGTTTTCCTGAAGTGACAACGTTGGCAGCGGATTTGAATCAATATGCTAAACAAGGTGATCTCTCTAAAATGGAAACTGCGCTAAGCAAGCTGCGAGACTACGCATTTCAAAACGTGTTTTGA
- a CDS encoding ABC transporter permease, with the protein MKDFLAVLHARNLEFLRDRSALSWNVVFPFLLVFGFSILFSDDSRPMYKVGVIGEVSDYQSLPFMSTRFIEFLPFSNIDKAVEKVDRHSIDMLLTLQPQPGYWINSTSPNGYILEQMFIGAQGKRQFDRQEVHGREIRYVDWIVPGVLGLNIMISCLFGVGYVIVRYRKNGFLKRLKATPLSPFKFLLAQLVSRLLLIQSITVFVYIGCDFFLDFQMRGSYLNLFFLSLLSAMCMIAFGLLIAARLKSEEFAGGILNMTTWPMMLLSGVWFSLEGSPQWVQWISQALPLTHMVDGARAIMSDGAGFSDIASHYGILSVMTILFLGLGSAIFRWE; encoded by the coding sequence TTGAAAGATTTTCTCGCGGTTTTGCACGCACGTAATCTCGAATTTCTGCGCGACCGCTCAGCCCTTTCCTGGAATGTGGTATTTCCCTTCCTGCTGGTGTTTGGTTTCTCTATCCTATTTTCCGACGACAGCCGACCAATGTATAAAGTCGGCGTGATAGGCGAAGTCAGTGATTATCAATCCCTGCCGTTTATGTCGACACGATTTATTGAGTTTCTGCCGTTTTCAAACATCGATAAAGCCGTCGAAAAGGTTGATCGTCACAGTATCGATATGTTGCTGACATTGCAGCCACAGCCTGGATACTGGATCAACTCGACCTCACCCAATGGTTATATTCTGGAACAGATGTTTATCGGCGCCCAGGGTAAGCGTCAATTTGATCGCCAGGAAGTACATGGGCGTGAGATACGTTATGTTGACTGGATAGTGCCAGGCGTACTCGGTTTGAACATTATGATTAGTTGTTTGTTTGGTGTCGGCTATGTCATCGTCCGGTATCGCAAAAATGGTTTTCTAAAACGCCTAAAAGCCACGCCACTTTCGCCGTTTAAATTCCTGCTGGCTCAACTGGTATCCCGCCTGTTGTTGATACAGTCCATTACCGTTTTTGTTTACATCGGCTGTGACTTTTTCCTCGACTTTCAGATGCGAGGCTCCTATCTCAATCTGTTCTTCCTGTCCCTACTGAGTGCGATGTGCATGATTGCCTTTGGACTGCTCATCGCGGCGCGCCTGAAAAGCGAGGAATTTGCCGGGGGAATTCTGAATATGACGACCTGGCCCATGATGTTGCTATCGGGCGTGTGGTTTTCCCTTGAAGGCTCCCCACAATGGGTGCAGTGGATTTCTCAAGCCTTGCCACTGACCCATATGGTAGACGGCGCCCGAGCAATAATGTCCGATGGCGCGGGTTTCTCTGATATAGCCAGCCACTACGGCATATTGTCAGTCATGACCATACTTTTTCTCGGTTTGGGGTCTGCGATTTTTCGCTGGGAGTGA
- a CDS encoding ABC transporter ATP-binding protein, which produces MEVLLEVRNLFKSYGKVNAVNGISFQIKKGQCLGLLGPNGAGKTTTIEMMEGIAAPTSGEVLYKDKPLDHDFRQQAGIQFQATSLQDFLSVEETLRMFHSLYTHPADMQHIIDMCALHDILDRDNRKLSGGQRQRLLLALALVNDPEIVFLDEPTTGLDPQSRRNFWNLIEGIKARGKTIVLTTHYMDEAYVLCDEILIVDQGKIIAEGTPNALLDKHFNESIVRLPTELLSSDWPDNNGKLHRKNGWAEIHTSDVEGVISEFMHRKIPLAKVEMRKWNLEDLFITLTGKDLRN; this is translated from the coding sequence ATGGAAGTATTGCTGGAGGTACGCAATCTTTTTAAAAGCTATGGCAAGGTCAACGCAGTCAATGGCATATCTTTTCAGATAAAAAAAGGCCAGTGTCTCGGTTTACTTGGACCGAACGGCGCGGGCAAAACCACGACTATCGAAATGATGGAAGGCATTGCAGCACCTACTTCTGGCGAGGTGTTGTATAAAGACAAACCCCTAGATCACGATTTTCGTCAACAGGCGGGCATACAGTTTCAAGCCACTTCGTTACAGGATTTTCTATCCGTTGAAGAAACCCTGCGCATGTTCCATAGCCTGTATACCCATCCGGCTGATATGCAACACATCATCGACATGTGCGCCCTCCACGATATTCTAGATCGCGATAATCGCAAACTCTCAGGCGGACAACGTCAACGGTTATTACTTGCACTGGCCCTGGTCAATGACCCGGAAATCGTTTTTCTCGACGAGCCGACCACTGGCCTTGACCCGCAATCACGACGCAATTTCTGGAATCTTATCGAAGGCATTAAAGCGCGTGGCAAAACAATTGTGCTTACCACGCACTACATGGACGAAGCCTATGTGTTGTGCGACGAAATTCTTATCGTTGATCAAGGCAAAATTATTGCCGAGGGTACGCCAAACGCCTTGCTGGACAAGCATTTCAATGAAAGCATAGTACGCTTGCCGACTGAATTACTGAGTAGCGACTGGCCTGACAATAATGGCAAATTGCACCGCAAGAATGGTTGGGCTGAGATTCATACCAGTGATGTGGAAGGCGTTATCAGCGAATTCATGCACCGCAAAATTCCACTGGCGAAAGTCGAAATGCGCAAGTGGAATCTCGAAGATCTCTTTATCACGCTTACCGGAAAGGATTTACGCAATTGA
- the apaG gene encoding Co2+/Mg2+ efflux protein ApaG, which produces MNIEHKIDIRVKTDYLGEQSDPENKRFVFAYTITISNEGKVPARLVSRHWHITDANGQEQEVRGLGVVGEQPYLKPGEHFQYTSGTVLETPVGSMYGTYQMIADDHTHFDANIPAFTLAIPHSLH; this is translated from the coding sequence ATGAACATTGAGCACAAAATAGATATCAGGGTAAAAACAGACTACCTCGGCGAGCAATCTGACCCGGAAAACAAGCGCTTTGTCTTCGCCTATACCATTACCATCAGTAACGAAGGAAAAGTCCCGGCACGTTTGGTCAGCCGTCACTGGCATATCACCGACGCCAACGGACAGGAGCAGGAGGTTCGTGGACTCGGCGTGGTCGGTGAACAACCCTATCTAAAACCAGGTGAACATTTTCAATACACCAGTGGCACCGTATTGGAAACCCCGGTCGGTAGCATGTATGGCACCTATCAAATGATTGCCGACGACCACACACATTTTGACGCCAATATACCTGCGTTCACCCTCGCCATACCTCATTCCCTGCACTAG
- the glk gene encoding glucokinase, with product MTTLLSADLGGTKTLLRLSTVENGNVYEQKFRHVTSNDYASFEHLLGEFLENTPVDSACLAVAGPVFHHTDTQTASITNLPWKIDSQTLGHELAISRIKLINDFQAIGYGIASLSANDVITLQPGKPDRHGTQAIIGAGTGLGQAYLHHKTSEISVYATEGGHCDFAPTDDVQIGLLQFLRKRHAHVSYERILSGDGLQAIFQFMSEYYPHRADLDFSQKLGAGDAAAQISVQALANPSHLAGEALALFVKIYGAQAGNMALNFRCSSGMYIAGGIAPKILPFMQDGNFVRAFNDKGRMSVITEKIPVYLIINAKIGLMGAEYVAQNQVD from the coding sequence ATGACCACCTTGCTCTCCGCCGATCTCGGCGGCACAAAAACTCTGCTGCGTCTCAGCACAGTAGAAAACGGAAACGTATACGAACAAAAATTTCGTCATGTCACCAGCAATGACTATGCGAGTTTCGAACATTTATTGGGGGAATTTCTTGAAAACACCCCTGTTGATAGTGCCTGCCTCGCCGTCGCCGGACCGGTATTCCATCACACCGATACGCAAACCGCGTCGATCACCAATCTGCCCTGGAAAATAGACAGTCAGACCTTGGGTCACGAATTGGCTATTTCCCGCATAAAACTGATTAACGACTTCCAGGCTATAGGATATGGCATAGCATCGCTTTCCGCGAATGATGTCATCACACTCCAGCCGGGCAAACCGGATCGCCATGGCACACAGGCGATCATAGGCGCAGGAACCGGTCTCGGTCAGGCCTATCTCCATCACAAAACGTCAGAGATATCGGTATACGCCACGGAAGGGGGGCATTGCGATTTCGCGCCCACAGACGACGTGCAGATAGGTTTGCTGCAATTTCTTCGCAAACGTCATGCGCATGTGTCATACGAGCGCATTCTATCCGGTGATGGATTACAGGCAATCTTTCAATTCATGAGTGAATACTATCCCCACAGAGCCGACCTGGATTTTTCTCAAAAACTCGGCGCCGGTGACGCAGCGGCCCAAATATCCGTGCAGGCATTGGCAAATCCGTCACATTTAGCGGGCGAAGCACTGGCATTGTTTGTTAAAATATATGGTGCCCAGGCAGGTAATATGGCCTTGAATTTTCGTTGTTCCAGCGGCATGTATATCGCCGGTGGAATTGCGCCGAAGATACTCCCCTTCATGCAGGATGGTAATTTTGTCCGCGCATTTAACGATAAGGGTCGCATGTCGGTTATAACTGAGAAAATTCCGGTTTATCTGATTATTAATGCCAAGATAGGCCTGATGGGCGCAGAATACGTGGCACAAAATCAAGTGGACTAA
- the pgl gene encoding 6-phosphogluconolactonase: MIGELNIFDSPDELSKAAADCWQQLSAEAIQARGRFTVALSGGTTPKRLFTLLAQEPYRSSVDWKNCVIFFGDERWVAHDHAESNFRMAKESLFDHITCPTKNIFPIPTDGVNAAQDAARYQQQLQQQFNTNIIFDLVFLGLGADGHTASLFPGTSALQETSTPTCAVYVEKMQSWRITLTYPVINQARQIIFLVEGEGKAEILHRIIDLGVDVPATHVSGNQNWFIDRHAASQLSDAR; the protein is encoded by the coding sequence ATGATTGGCGAACTCAACATTTTCGACTCACCGGATGAGTTATCAAAAGCTGCCGCCGACTGCTGGCAACAATTATCAGCAGAGGCAATACAGGCGCGCGGTCGTTTCACTGTCGCCCTGTCCGGCGGTACCACCCCAAAGCGCTTGTTTACATTACTGGCGCAAGAACCGTATCGTTCAAGCGTAGACTGGAAGAACTGTGTCATATTTTTTGGTGATGAGCGTTGGGTAGCGCATGATCATGCGGAAAGCAATTTCCGTATGGCCAAAGAGAGTCTGTTTGATCACATAACTTGTCCGACGAAAAATATCTTCCCTATACCGACCGACGGGGTCAATGCGGCACAAGACGCCGCCCGTTATCAACAGCAATTGCAACAGCAGTTCAATACAAACATCATTTTTGATCTCGTGTTTCTCGGTCTGGGTGCAGATGGCCATACCGCTTCACTTTTCCCGGGTACCTCGGCATTGCAGGAAACCAGCACACCTACCTGTGCTGTCTATGTGGAAAAAATGCAGAGCTGGCGCATTACCCTGACCTATCCGGTAATTAACCAGGCCAGGCAAATCATATTTCTGGTCGAAGGAGAAGGGAAAGCCGAGATACTTCATCGAATCATCGATCTCGGCGTCGATGTGCCCGCAACACACGTCAGCGGCAATCAGAATTGGTTTATCGATAGACATGCCGCTTCCCAGCTGAGTGATGCGCGATGA